A genomic window from Quercus lobata isolate SW786 chromosome 10, ValleyOak3.0 Primary Assembly, whole genome shotgun sequence includes:
- the LOC115962572 gene encoding glycerophosphodiester phosphodiesterase GDPD6-like, with translation MALSPCFSPLVFLFLIVGCVARPLYPLPSKVAEGSRKPLQTSRPYNIAHRGSNGEIPEETAPAYQRAIEEGADFIETDILSSKDGVLISFHDVTLDDTTDILQHKEFANRKRTYEVQGTNTTGFFTVDFTLKELKSLRVKQRYIFRDQQYNGKFTIITFEEYIAIALDAPRVVGIYPEIKNPVFINEHVKWPGGKKFEDKFVETLKKYGYKGSYLSKEWLAQPAFIQSFAPTSLIYVSNQTDLPKIFLIDDVTVPTQDTNQSYWEITSDSYFQYIKQYVEGIGPWKDTVVPVKDNYLLTPTDLVARAHAHNLQVHPYTFRDENQFLHFNFHQDPYQEYAYWIHKIGVDGIFTDFTGSLNNYQEWTSHSSNDSDSSASKLLHKIALLVNSYEKV, from the exons ATGGCTCTCTCACCCT GCTTTTCCCCTTTGgtatttctctttctcattgttgGGTGTGTTGCACGGCCTCTCTATCCACTCCCTAGTAAAGTAGCTGAGGGCTCTAGAAAGCCTCTACAAACTTCTCGTCCATATAACATAGCCCATCGAGGTTCAAATGGAGAGATTCCTGAAGAAACTGCTCCTGCATACCAG AGAGCTATTGAAGAGGGTGCAGACTTCATTGAAACTGATATCCTATCTTCCAAAGATGGCGTTCTTATATCCTTCCATGATGTAACACTTGATGATACCACTGATATTCTTCAACATAAGGAGTTTGCCAATCGTAAAAGGACCTATGAAGTCCAAGGGACCAATACCACTGGATTTTTTACTG TTGATTTCACATTAAAAGAACTAAAGTCATTGCGGGTGAAGCAGAGGTACATATTTCGGGATCAACAATATAATG GAAAGTTTACTATTATTACCTTTGAAGAGTACATTGCGATTGCACTGGATGCACCCAGAGTTGTTGGAATATACCCGGAGATTAAAAATCCAGTCTTTATCAATGAGCAT GTGAAGTGGCCAGGTGGTAAGAAGTTTGAGGATAAGTTTGTTGAGACACTTAAGAAGTATGGATACAAGGGTTCATATTTGTCAAAAGAGTGGTTGGCCCAACCTGCCTTTATCCAGTCGTTTGCTCCAACCTCACTAATATATGTTTCAAATCAGACAGACTTGCCCAAGATCTTCTTAATTGATGATGTTACTGTTCCAACTCAAGACACTAATCAG TCATATTGGGAAATTACTTCGGATAGTTACTTTCAGTACATTAAGCAATATGTGGAGGGCATTGGACCTTGGAAGGATACAGTGGTTCCTGTTAAAGATAATTATTTGCTAACGCCTACTGATCTTGTTGCCAGAGCACATGCCCATAACCTACAG GTTCACCCATACACTTTCCGTGATGAGAATCAGTTCTTACACTTCAACTTTCATCAAGATCCATATCAGGAATATGCTTACTGGATTCACAAGATAGGAGTTGATGGAATCTTTACAGACTTCACCGGAAGCCTCAATAATTATCAGGAATGGACTTCTCATTCTTCAAATGATAGTGATAGCAGTGCATCTAAACTATTGCATAAAATTGCATTGTTGGTCAATTCCTATGAAAAGGTATGA